A single window of Eisenibacter elegans DSM 3317 DNA harbors:
- a CDS encoding DUF4296 domain-containing protein: MKQFSLLAICLLVACQAPKQPDTLLEPQKMVDILIDLHIVEAQVNDLINSSKSRDSLRLVYLSFQEKVFAKHGTDADTYYQNYDHYLQNIKQLDQVYKAVADSLLARFERAENKTIEQTPEEQEILQLIKNQAFYAGDALAIYNGKLQSNNPILQRFIAQYYNIPENYQSVRREVEATQEREMLVIYRMATEQYYNRVQKPSKQALE; encoded by the coding sequence ATGAAACAGTTTAGTTTATTGGCGATATGCTTATTGGTGGCTTGCCAAGCCCCAAAACAACCCGATACCCTTTTGGAGCCCCAAAAAATGGTGGATATTCTGATTGACTTACACATTGTAGAAGCGCAAGTCAATGACCTCATTAATAGTTCGAAATCGCGGGACTCGCTGCGCTTGGTCTATTTGAGTTTTCAGGAGAAGGTATTTGCCAAACACGGTACAGATGCCGATACTTACTATCAAAACTACGACCATTATCTCCAAAACATCAAACAACTCGACCAAGTATACAAGGCTGTGGCGGATAGCCTGTTGGCCCGTTTTGAGCGCGCCGAAAACAAGACCATCGAGCAAACCCCCGAAGAACAGGAGATTTTGCAACTCATCAAAAATCAAGCCTTCTATGCCGGCGACGCATTGGCCATTTACAACGGCAAGCTGCAAAGCAACAACCCTATATTGCAGCGGTTTATAGCACAGTATTACAATATTCCGGAGAACTACCAGAGTGTCCGCCGCGAGGTAGAAGCAACCCAAGAACGTGAGATGTTGGTGATCTATCGGATGGCTACCGAGCAGTATTACAACCGCGTACAGAAACCCAGCAAACAAGCGCTCGAATAG
- a CDS encoding response regulator gives MRRTEQARLDALASYHILDTPPEACFDRLTQLAANICQTPMAFITLIDTDRQWFKSKIGIEEQETPREHSFCQYTIQGEGLLEIPDTRLDERVKDKPSVTDAQHPIRFYAGYPLIDAQGYRLGSICVADQVPKKLLPSQQQALRLLAEEAMEQIEQHRQREQHRIIADFTYHWEFWLAPDGHYYYVSPACERITGYDPKVFYDHPELFWELVAEADRYELRANVEAYLQQKSVQIADLEYALYDSNGQIHYLSLVCKAVYDASGRFWGLRGSNRDISEQVAQTRSRLEELAELNAILANQSIYILKINEQGQYNYVNNYYLQEHGYSRKEIIAKPFSLGVYKAEEVEQLQDIVLKCLAEPQQAHRLILTHQTTKGLRTTEWELTGLLSASGQTTEILCVGYDISKRIQKEQELQKAYTLLEQVNEAGRIGTWELDLHTFKTTWSKVTKEIFEVSQDYEGDVESGLFFYKEGYSRDTITRVFNQALTHGVPFDEELQIITAKGKGYWVRVIGIPVFEHHKPQRIYGLLQDIDERKRAEQALKAQAHLLESINEMQGSFIAKLDTHQAFEMVLQHLISLTYSAYGFIGEILKDEHNQPYLKTFAISNIAWDEDSQALYESFAAGGMEFRNLDTLFGEVIKTQKPLIANNPAIHPASAGIPPGHPSLEAFMGIPFVINGQLIGLAGVANCPEGYHETLIQQLQPFFATVGQLIHAKRQHNERQHILKELQVAKDQAEAANEAKSLFLANMSHEIRTPLNGIIGFTDLLLKAPINPTQQQHLNIVHQSGELLLDLINDILDFSKIEAGRLELNPEPVSLEMICKQAVDMVKYQAQQKHLELLIDLDAALPERVLADEVRLRQILVNLLSNAVKFTEAGEVCLQLRLITQQNRQVSLRFAVEDTGIGIAPENRQRIFEAFSQADASTTRRFGGTGLGLTISNRLLALMGSHLELDSSLGQGSTFWFTLSLPAIAQALPLPPPEIPQRVMVIDDNVRQRQILTQMLTQWKAEVSLAANGLEALAQISQQPDNYDLILLDYRMPYMNGLEVLQKLYQIIDAPILHQKLILMDDTAAQYAEADWPQQVICLQKPVVPSVLWAHIRALKAPHSMVSIPTQELNPMLQAQARILLVEDNPVNMLLTSTYLQDAFPKITLLQAVHGQEAVAQFEQYRPQIIITDLQMPEMNGYDLTQYIRQQPGGAHIPIIALTAGVASGERSRAQEAGVNEFLPKPISQKALIAVVERYLSVLKDASDENDSPTLGPDEALLTRLVGERPDLRAKLLALAEQVFVQATQRIEESLKKQDPKMLKAALHKARGTALNLQIKPLYEQSEAIESQIDANTPLATLEAEVERYLRQIKQTVLTIRKMN, from the coding sequence ATGAGGCGAACAGAACAAGCACGGCTCGATGCCTTGGCTTCGTACCATATCCTTGATACTCCTCCTGAAGCGTGTTTTGATAGGCTGACCCAGCTGGCGGCGAACATCTGCCAAACACCGATGGCCTTTATTACTTTGATAGATACAGACAGGCAATGGTTCAAATCCAAAATAGGTATTGAAGAGCAGGAAACGCCCCGCGAACATTCTTTCTGTCAGTATACCATCCAAGGGGAGGGTTTATTGGAAATACCGGACACGCGGCTCGACGAACGCGTCAAAGACAAACCCTCTGTTACAGATGCCCAGCATCCGATACGTTTTTATGCGGGATACCCCCTGATAGATGCCCAAGGCTATCGTCTGGGCTCTATTTGTGTGGCCGATCAAGTGCCTAAGAAGTTGCTGCCCTCACAACAGCAAGCCCTACGCTTATTGGCCGAGGAGGCGATGGAGCAAATCGAACAACACCGCCAGCGAGAACAACACCGCATTATTGCCGATTTTACCTATCATTGGGAATTTTGGCTTGCCCCCGATGGGCACTACTACTATGTCTCTCCAGCTTGTGAGCGCATTACGGGCTATGACCCCAAGGTGTTCTACGATCATCCAGAGCTGTTTTGGGAGCTTGTAGCCGAAGCAGACCGCTATGAGTTGAGGGCTAACGTAGAAGCTTACTTGCAGCAAAAATCCGTGCAAATAGCCGATTTAGAATATGCACTATACGACAGCAACGGTCAGATACACTATCTTTCGCTTGTTTGTAAGGCAGTTTATGATGCTTCGGGTCGGTTTTGGGGACTGAGGGGCAGCAATCGCGATATTAGCGAACAAGTAGCCCAGACCCGCTCTCGTTTAGAAGAACTGGCCGAGCTCAACGCAATCTTAGCCAACCAGTCTATCTATATACTCAAAATCAATGAACAGGGACAATACAATTATGTCAACAACTATTACCTCCAAGAGCACGGCTATAGCCGCAAGGAGATTATCGCCAAGCCCTTCAGCTTGGGGGTATACAAGGCCGAAGAAGTCGAACAGCTACAAGATATTGTCCTGAAATGTCTGGCCGAGCCTCAACAAGCTCACCGGCTGATACTCACACACCAGACCACCAAAGGGCTACGTACGACAGAGTGGGAGCTGACAGGGCTGCTCAGCGCTAGCGGACAGACTACCGAGATACTTTGTGTGGGCTACGATATCAGCAAACGTATCCAAAAAGAGCAAGAGCTACAGAAAGCCTACACCTTGTTGGAGCAAGTCAATGAAGCCGGGCGTATCGGTACTTGGGAGCTTGACCTCCATACATTCAAGACCACCTGGAGCAAGGTAACCAAAGAAATATTCGAGGTATCCCAAGACTACGAAGGCGATGTAGAGAGTGGGTTGTTTTTCTATAAAGAAGGCTACAGCCGCGATACCATTACCCGTGTCTTCAACCAAGCACTGACACACGGAGTCCCTTTCGACGAGGAGCTACAGATCATTACGGCCAAAGGCAAAGGGTATTGGGTGCGGGTTATCGGTATTCCTGTATTTGAACATCACAAACCGCAGCGAATCTATGGTCTGCTTCAGGACATAGACGAGCGCAAGCGTGCCGAGCAAGCACTCAAGGCGCAGGCGCACCTCCTCGAAAGCATCAACGAAATGCAGGGGAGTTTTATCGCCAAGCTAGACACCCATCAGGCTTTTGAGATGGTCTTACAACATCTGATCAGCTTGACGTATTCGGCCTATGGCTTTATTGGAGAGATACTGAAGGACGAACACAACCAGCCGTACCTCAAAACCTTTGCCATCAGCAACATCGCCTGGGACGAAGACAGTCAGGCCCTCTACGAATCTTTTGCAGCAGGAGGGATGGAGTTTAGGAATCTGGATACACTCTTTGGGGAGGTCATCAAAACCCAGAAACCGCTCATAGCCAATAACCCGGCTATTCATCCGGCCAGTGCGGGAATCCCGCCCGGGCATCCTTCCTTGGAGGCTTTTATGGGTATTCCGTTTGTAATCAATGGCCAACTGATAGGCCTGGCCGGTGTGGCCAACTGCCCCGAAGGCTATCACGAAACCCTAATCCAACAGTTGCAGCCTTTTTTTGCTACTGTGGGGCAGCTCATCCACGCCAAACGCCAACACAACGAGCGCCAACATATCTTGAAAGAACTACAGGTGGCCAAAGACCAAGCAGAGGCCGCCAACGAGGCCAAATCTCTCTTTTTGGCCAATATGAGCCACGAAATACGCACTCCGCTTAACGGTATCATTGGCTTTACAGACTTGCTGCTCAAAGCGCCCATCAACCCTACCCAACAACAACATCTCAATATCGTACATCAGTCGGGCGAATTGCTCCTAGATTTAATCAATGACATCCTCGATTTCTCTAAAATAGAAGCCGGTCGGCTAGAGCTAAACCCAGAGCCTGTATCGCTCGAAATGATTTGCAAACAAGCGGTAGATATGGTCAAATATCAGGCTCAACAAAAGCATTTGGAGCTACTCATAGACCTTGATGCGGCCTTGCCTGAGCGTGTCTTGGCGGATGAGGTGCGGCTGCGCCAAATATTGGTCAATTTGCTCAGCAATGCCGTTAAGTTTACAGAAGCAGGCGAGGTCTGTCTACAACTTAGGCTCATCACACAACAAAATCGTCAGGTAAGCCTTCGCTTTGCTGTAGAAGACACCGGCATCGGGATTGCCCCCGAAAACCGCCAACGGATCTTCGAAGCCTTTTCGCAAGCAGATGCCTCTACCACTAGGCGTTTTGGGGGCACAGGCTTGGGCCTTACCATCTCCAACCGCTTGCTGGCGCTGATGGGCAGCCACCTCGAACTTGATAGCAGCCTAGGCCAAGGGAGCACCTTTTGGTTTACCCTGAGTCTGCCCGCCATCGCACAGGCATTGCCCTTGCCGCCTCCAGAAATACCACAAAGAGTAATGGTCATTGATGATAATGTACGCCAACGCCAAATATTGACCCAAATGCTGACACAGTGGAAGGCAGAGGTAAGCCTAGCCGCTAATGGCTTGGAGGCGCTGGCGCAAATCTCACAACAGCCCGACAACTATGACCTTATCTTGCTTGACTACCGGATGCCTTATATGAATGGGCTAGAGGTATTGCAAAAACTGTATCAAATCATTGACGCTCCGATACTGCACCAAAAGCTGATTTTGATGGATGACACCGCTGCGCAATATGCTGAAGCTGATTGGCCGCAGCAGGTGATTTGTCTTCAGAAGCCGGTCGTTCCCAGTGTTCTTTGGGCACACATCCGGGCGCTAAAGGCTCCCCACAGTATGGTTTCGATACCCACACAAGAGCTGAACCCCATGCTACAAGCGCAGGCACGGATTTTATTGGTCGAAGACAATCCTGTCAATATGCTCCTGACCAGTACTTACTTACAGGATGCCTTTCCCAAAATTACCCTATTACAAGCCGTTCACGGACAGGAGGCCGTGGCACAATTTGAACAATATCGCCCCCAAATCATCATCACCGACTTGCAAATGCCGGAGATGAATGGCTATGACCTTACCCAATATATCCGCCAACAACCCGGTGGAGCGCATATACCCATCATTGCCCTTACGGCGGGAGTAGCCAGTGGTGAGCGCAGCCGCGCCCAAGAAGCCGGAGTAAATGAGTTTTTGCCCAAACCTATTTCCCAGAAAGCCCTGATAGCGGTTGTAGAGCGATACTTATCTGTGTTGAAAGATGCTTCTGACGAGAACGACAGCCCAACTTTAGGC
- a CDS encoding PfkB family carbohydrate kinase has protein sequence MSLLSIGTVAFDSIETPFGNAERVIGGSCTYIALSASYFAPKVNIVAVVGDDFPQADIAQLQAQGVDTSGLQIKQGEKSFYWKGRYHHDMNSRDTLVTDLNVLADFDPVIPESYQDCEYLILGNLTPDIQRQVIHRLRKRPKLIVMDTMNFWMEVAMDSLRETLKLVDVLSINDEEARLLSGKSSLVKAAQDILQMGPKFLIIKKGEHGALLFHQNQVFFAPALPLEDVVDPTGAGDTFAGGFIGYLAQTGDISFDNMKRAIIYGSAMASFCVEKFGPEALTKLTAEALNARIREFVDLVQFEIELQ, from the coding sequence ATGTCTCTCCTTTCTATTGGTACGGTCGCTTTTGATAGTATCGAAACGCCCTTCGGCAACGCCGAGCGCGTCATTGGCGGCTCTTGTACGTATATTGCCCTTTCGGCATCGTACTTTGCCCCAAAAGTAAATATTGTTGCTGTTGTGGGCGATGATTTCCCCCAAGCCGATATTGCCCAGCTCCAAGCACAAGGGGTAGACACTAGCGGCCTGCAAATAAAGCAGGGCGAAAAATCGTTTTACTGGAAAGGCCGCTACCACCACGATATGAATAGCCGCGACACCTTGGTAACGGATTTGAACGTATTGGCTGATTTTGACCCGGTCATCCCCGAGAGCTATCAAGACTGCGAATACCTGATTTTGGGCAACCTCACCCCCGATATTCAACGCCAAGTCATCCACCGCCTCCGCAAGCGCCCTAAGCTGATTGTGATGGATACGATGAACTTCTGGATGGAGGTGGCTATGGACTCGCTGCGCGAAACACTCAAGCTGGTCGATGTGCTTTCTATCAACGACGAAGAGGCGCGCCTGCTCTCGGGCAAATCTTCGCTCGTAAAAGCGGCGCAAGACATCCTCCAGATGGGGCCTAAGTTTCTTATCATCAAAAAAGGCGAACACGGCGCACTGCTATTCCACCAAAATCAGGTGTTTTTTGCCCCTGCCCTGCCGCTCGAAGATGTTGTAGACCCTACCGGTGCCGGTGATACTTTTGCCGGTGGCTTTATTGGCTACTTGGCACAAACCGGAGACATCTCTTTCGACAATATGAAACGTGCCATCATTTATGGCTCTGCCATGGCTTCTTTCTGTGTAGAAAAGTTTGGCCCCGAAGCCCTTACCAAACTTACCGCCGAGGCGCTCAACGCCCGCATTCGTGAGTTTGTAGACCTTGTACAGTTTGAAATCGAGCTGCAATAG